The DNA region ccgtggAAGATATCATCCTCTCACCTCGGCTATCTAtcctttttgctacatggctgattaATGCACCAAAAGTGGCCCAGGCGCCCGTGCCACTATAaactagtatgtccaaaaccttgtgtgccgaccaaaatttgatgaaaacttttaaacaatgtttggcacagccaggctttccatctcatccgcgcatatgaacaaacagcgagggaggggcaacttcatgtagcctacatttaatcagatactcgggatggaaatgtagtagatccataatagttatgattcttaaatgtgtcaagcagtaggctaccaattgcgcttccctcaccaaaatagccacgcaaacgctggacttctcaaagcacttcagaatcctctccctttcactcaaacacTCTCACTATGTCGAATGTCATATATGATTAACTGTTGCATGTCCCTGCGTCGCGATTATAAAATATGATgtcgatcttttttttttttaagtcggtGCCTTCAGCTCAACCATATTGTAAcgtgcagccgactgtaggctattttaaagtttaaaaggttatgagttggtttagccttcgttacctttccaaatatgaataaaaccactgaccaacacataagaaataacttagatcaacacaacgaatatcttttttctttttttagtagtgcacttttgcaaacccttgtttgcagactctcgcgctcggtctcaatttggaacagcgcacatcagtgtctACTGTCTAGCTTTCGCGATTCagaaatggtgatcttctcggcgcgcacacttcatggttccttctcgcttgctcactcgtggttgttgcgatcctgacagtctcaaaCCCAATGTATAGGCTGCACGGTGAGATGGGAAAAGTAGCCTAGTGAACATGGCATGatgctgcgctctcactcctgaggaggTAGAGGTAGTCCGttataataggctatataggcctatatattttattAATTCACGGGAGGTGCCGGATCAGCcaaaataagtcccggaacacaggggggtcaaaattacgaggtgggggatcctgttccggcatattccgtctcaaattaagcactggtcatatctcctgttgtgaaaggagtacagatgtatttctggtgtctactcatatgttttcatggtcagggaatcaatttctgcattatataatgagatttgttgcacatttgtttgcaaaatacatttttgcacatcattttttccaaaaaaacgtatcaaaaattcataatggcacccaaacatgtagtactggtcttatactttccataaagttgatgtggcgatgacataatggtccatgttcatggcataggggattcagatgaatagtgtgacttatgttaattgaggtgttcatttctaatatctttgcattagattggcggaatagctgtgactctgacagaattgttattttgtatatttaccacactgaaatcatataaatattgaaaaacaccaagtcaacatatttaaacattgattttatgcactgaaaaactaattcaGCTGACATTTGGTCTtaatcctgctataaatctctttgggttggtttggacccgaacaccacaaatgccactattgatgatattttttaatattagagaaaaactaatgaaataaatttgggggttgttgtactctcatatcagctgtaatacatggacaacataatcactaattgtatcactttaggaggtattaatagtgaatttatgcagattttgatcgttttggtcatcaaaaacgatttgcataatgtaagataaaagacctgtaaagtcaaaaagatgaatacataaactaatatttccatggatatgaatacataccaagttagccatgagatggaaaaacaatatttgatgataactagtgtttttaggtattttatggctgagttttgttatcacgggtcaaaaatgacccgaacaccacaggtgtatgcagcttatgaacacaacacaagggttaaatacCCACACCCATCCCATTCCATTTCCCCACCACCCAATGAGGGCTCAATGATAATTTACATCAATTATTTCATTACATCAAGCACATTGGACATCAGTGAAACACTGGCAAAAAGAAGCagtcttaaaagaagaaaaacttgttgggtgaagcctgctccaaccctttATGAACTTTTAGATGAAAGTATAcccatgaaaaaaatatttcccATGCGTGATGCCTACGTATGTGacaggtgttcctgcgcagtctgcCCCTTGGGTTTCAAATTCACCACCTTCCAGTCAAGGCATCAATTCGAGCATAGGAggcagtacgataccgctgagcttaaggcccagtccgatagctcagtgttaccaatactgtatgaggcttcaggaggtatacttgttccacgccacactctgctagttggcctccgttacactcacccccctaaacctctcTCCCATCCAGGTTACGATAACCAGTGTGACTGAGGAGTGGTCAAGTGCTGCTAGGGGCACAAGTAGAGACCTGATCAACCTCAGCTGGGTCGCCTGAGCAAGGGTGTATGATGTTCGAAAGACCCGCCGAAACACTCCATGACCTCAGGTAACACCATTGATGATGTGTCCCAGCTATCATCAGATGTATCACTGCAACTTAGTCAGTAGCAGCACTGGACTGAGACTGAaaagtggcccgggcatttttggcatagattgggccgaacacgcatgcacacacgcacaggccactttcatactataacttgactggctgaatccagtGTGTATATATTAACGACGGACCATTGGGCCTCCCCCGCTAATTTGTGGGCCAATTCCcgggaaaacaaccacaacaacagtgtcggcccaccaggaaaatgccctgtgtgccagattaccagtcctccCTTGGTCAGTAGTGTGGCTATTTCAGCCTGGCGACTACATTTGGTCTGGCCCACTTGCATTATCAACCCATTTCTCAAGGGAGATGCAGAGGGCGTGTCTAGTTTGCGTTATTGAAGCTACAATTAATCAGCACTCGTTCCTCCACTCACCTGCAGTGCTCACTGAACTGGCACGTTATTCCCTTAATCTGGCCCCATCGAGCCAATGGAAATTCTCAAAATGTATTGGTAGGTACCCCTTGTTAGAATTTGAAATGTTCTAGATGTGCCTGGTCAGACTAAATGACGAAGACAGTTTGTGCAGTGTCACAGTATATGATTGGGCCCAGGCTAATTAGGCAGCAGAAATCTCTCTTGGGATCTCTCTGAGATCTTGGTATTAGTAACATGTAAAGGCCTATGGCACAAAATCTTAGGCCAATGCTGTTGTTCAGCTCACATTTATCAAATGTGCAACTCCTATTACCCAAAAGGTCATGTGACCACATTCAAGTTTCACCACCCATTTCACTTTGTAAATAAtctgacatatacagtacataagaaGAAGGgacaaaatacttttttttacttttttaaacaaGTGACATTTCACATTGTGGAAACATGGTTGAAATTGATAATTGATATTTATGCCAAACTCAGTTAACCATGTATCCCACATTACTTACGGCCAATTCTCAGTGTCACTGACCCACTAGCATTATGAAATTATGTTAGCGCTGTCATAGTATTTTTCAGCAGGGCCTTTTTCCAGCAGTGCAGACACTGCAAAGTCTTGGGTTCCAAATGTTTCCAAATATTTTAGGTCAAGTGTTTAAGACACTTATTCCATGtcaatgtgtgctgtgtggtCATTATGATTTTACTAAACATGTGAACCACATGGTTATTGCATGTATATGAAGTGATGACACAAAACGTGATTATATTTCAATAGTGATGTTTTATTGAAAGCTGAAAGAGCTGTTGTTAAATGCTCTACTGCATATCAGTCTCATCGTAGATGAATAACTTAGTTGGAGGACATGGTGCTGCTGATCCAGGAGTTGTAGTTGCAGACCTTGGCGTAGACACCGGGCTTGTTCCTCATGGCACAGCCGTATCCCCAGGACACCACACCCTGCAGCACACCGTTGCAGACCACGGGGCCACCGGAGTCACCCTGGGTGTGTGACGAGAGAGCATGGTGAGAaaagtgcagcacacacacagtatacagtatgttgccCATCAGAGTAGCTGTTCTAGACATCTGACTACAAATTAAATGCTCTTTACCTGGCAAGAGTCCTTGCCTCCCTCCATGAATCCAGCGCAGAACATGTTGGAGGTGATCTGGCCGGGGTAGGCTCCTCTGCAGGTGCTGTCGCTGAGGATGGGGATGTTCAGGCACCTCAGGCGGTCAGGGTAGTTGTCTGTGTTTACAGGAAGAGCGAGTGAGGCTCCAGATCAGGTTTACAAGCCAGCACAACAATTTCCAATACCTTATAGTCAGAGGTAATTAGACTCTTTTAGGGCCCTTGAAAAAAGCAGCATAGCCACTGCAGTGTAGTGTAAGAAGTTATCAGCCCTCCAGTGTAGTGGCCTCAGTGCCCCAAGTAGTTGCTGGTGTTTCCTTGGCTAgctagtagagagtagagtaactttattgatcccagggggaaattcaggtatccagtagcttacataaatacacaaatacacaaacgcccacatggacatttcaagacaaaaataaacacaggaatagtcatcagggtggggtaaataaaataaaataatagagataataaatgtagaaaaggtaattgtgcaaaaagacattctgtgagttgggatagaccaatgcagaaaaacatactctgtccgTTAAGATAGACAataagtgttgatggatacatctatgatatagtaggcctatagtatgtagaagtaggcagtgtacagagtatgataggggttaaaaattcttacaatgccacagtaaagtacaggtaagtgtattaggcaagcacacacacacacacacacacacacacacacacacacacacacacacacacacacacacacacacacacacacacacacacacacacacaggtctatatGTAGTGCAGGTCTATATGTACTTACTGCCACTTCCACTCATGTTGCCCCATCCGGAGACCAGGCAGCTGGTTCCAGCGCCAGCGCAGCTGGAGGGGAGGGCCACAGTGTTGACGTAGCTGTTGAGCTTGGCGGGCGTGCTCAGCTTGATCAGCATGATGTCGTTGTCCAGGTTGTAGCTGCTGTACCTGGGGTGCCTGATGACCTTGGCAGAGTTGATGAACTGCTCAGTGCCCTCGTTGGTCTCGATGTTGTGCTCACCCAGACGCAGCTGAACGCGGCTGagcgaaaaaaaaaaggaaaagaccgTTTATGATGCGAATGCAtatgacagtaggcctactactgaacCAGATACTGTATTTTAGACTAGAGAATTCAGATCGTTCAAACCAAATTGACTTACGACTTGTAGCAGTGGGCAGCAGACACAACCCAAGTGCTGCTGATCAGGGAACCGCCGCAGAAGTGGTAGCCAGAGTTCAGAGAGACCTGGTAGGGCAGAGCGTTCTTCTGGCACTCATAGCCACCAACgatcttgtcctcctcctccagggggGCGGCATCTGCATGAATTAGCACAGgatgatttttaaaaatatatatattttttggtggtctttttcaactttatgtgataggacagagtgagaggtggaaaggaagcaaattgggagagagactgggaggggtcagcaaaggacccgggccaggaatcgaacccgggtcagccgcatggcaggtgagtgccctaccggttggccatggcagggccaagcACAGTATGATTGACAGGCCTCACTATATAGGTTCTTATTCTGTGCAAAAGACACATTTGAAAGAGAAAGACCTTTACAATTAACATATTATTGACCATAATTTGCATTGCATTTATTGACCTTGTTAGAAAGAAacatacattaggcctatattaaaaagaTGGCCTGGTGTGTCAAACACGTCTCATACTCACAAGCCACAGCGAAGAGAGCCAACAGGATCAGAGACTTCATGACTGCGATGTCCGTAGAGTGACAGTGTGGTCTGCAAGGGACAGTCCCCTTATATAGGCCTAAACTTTTACATATGACGACTTCTATAGGCCGACCTTCTGTCAACCATTAACTAGCATGTGAAATGACAGGTGTATCTTTCCACTCCCAACTTTTCATTTGCTTTTTAATGCCACGTCGGGATTGTTGCTGAAAACCAAAATGCACCAGGCtgacaaatataatgtaatgactaGGTTACAGCACCCATAATTCATCCAACGGTTGGGATTTAGGCTTCTAAATCACATAATCTTGCCGGGAGCCATCATTTAACTGttgtaaaaatgaatgaataggcTTACATCGTTAAATCAACATTttctgaatttaaaaaaatatatattttagaaaCATTTCTTTTGATATTCAAAGTCAGAAGCGTTGCCATGTCAGTTGTTCACTAGGCCCACAGGAATACAGTGTAGCCTTTTCATGTCAATTCCGAAAATGGATCGAAGCACTACAAAGCGTTGCCCTAGGTGCCTATTATCCCTTATTGGAGACTTCATACAGGAAATTAATTTGTGT from Engraulis encrasicolus isolate BLACKSEA-1 chromosome 5, IST_EnEncr_1.0, whole genome shotgun sequence includes:
- the LOC134449742 gene encoding trypsin-3-like — encoded protein: MKSLILLALFAVAYAAPLEEEDKIVGGYECQKNALPYQVSLNSGYHFCGGSLISSTWVVSAAHCYKSRVQLRLGEHNIETNEGTEQFINSAKVIRHPRYSSYNLDNDIMLIKLSTPAKLNSYVNTVALPSSCAGAGTSCLVSGWGNMSGSGNNYPDRLRCLNIPILSDSTCRGAYPGQITSNMFCAGFMEGGKDSCQGDSGGPVVCNGVLQGVVSWGYGCAMRNKPGVYAKVCNYNSWISSTMSSN